DNA from Quercus lobata isolate SW786 chromosome 1, ValleyOak3.0 Primary Assembly, whole genome shotgun sequence:
agttgtgagtgacTTACTGATCTGTCCTTTTAGCTATAGGGAGCCTATTCACACTTAGAGAGATCCTAGATCCTATCCATGAAAGGGTACCCtttttatatctcttgtttattcaaccatatatcttgtGTTCGCTtaattctaaaggacaaataaaagatgtaaaagCTTAAGGATGACCCAAAAGTTATGTCATACCCTAAGATACtgggataaaagaaaataagttctCACATATAAGAGGCTTATACCAAAATCCAAAGGcatatcttaacttgaaagaTTCGTAAGACCATAGCCTAATTGCTATCATAAGCCCAAATCAAAAGGCCTCTTGAAAAATTACCTTGGGCCTAAGGtaacaaatatattatagaCTTAGCATCCAACATCCTACAAAACCAATATGAAATTCCCTAATCTTGGGCCTCCTTGTTGCATGCTTTagcccaaaatgatgagaaattCATGGATTTTGAAATTCATGGCCcacctagttgtgagtgacTTACTGATCTATCTTTTTAGCTATAGGGAGCCTACCCACACTTAGAGAGATCCTAGATCCTATCCATGAAAGGGTACCCtttttatatctcttgtttgttcaaccatatatcttgtgttcacttaattctaaaggacaaataaaagatgtagAAGCTTGAGGACGACCCAAAAGTTATGGCATACCCTAAGATATtaggataaaagaaaagacgTTCTCACATATAAGAGGCTTATACCAAAATCCAAAGGcatatcttaacttgaaaggttcataagaccataGCCTAATTGCTATCATAAGCCCAAATCAAAAGGCCTCTTGAAAAATTACCTTAGGCCTAGTGTAACAAATTTGCTATGGACTTAAGCATCCAACATCCTACAAAGCCAATATGAAATTCCCTAATCTTGGACCTTCTTGTTGCATGCTTAGGCCTAAAATGATGAGAAATTCATGGACTTTGAAAGGAAGGCTATAATATATCCTAGCTAAAAGgctactttaaaaaaatgatgataatgaaTGAAAAGAGGAAGAGCTTGAAGGTGATGGATACATTGTAAGCTCATATTTGAGACAAAGGGTTGAAAATCTCTAAGCACATTCTAATCAAAACTAATGAGAATAAGATGAGTGCTTATTGTAAATGGACTAAAGCCCAATGAAACAAGGGGCAAAGTTTATGAGAGGAAAGTGAGTGATTTTGTAATTGGGCCTTCATTAAAATGGACTTAAAATGATTTTCTAAGAACATCTAAGTTGATACAAAGAACCTTTTAATTGGGATATGGGCTTAATAAAATGGGACTTCTTTTCAAGCACCATTGTAACACCAAGATCAAGAAAGCATGTCCTCACTCCAATTTGGGTCCGAGAAAAGAACAGAAGGCATTTGGTCACAATTGAGGAAACATCTCAAGAAAAGGTATCTCTAGGAGAGACATCTCGAGAGGAAGTATCTCAAGAAGGAATGGATGCTCCAATTGATGACACGACGGCACAAAAGATATTCAAGGCAATAGAAGAACAAAACGACATTCTCAAGAAGATGGGGGTTTGTCTCACCAAGCTAGAGGATACCAAGTTTAAGAAATCCATACATGTGGATATatatgatgaagatgaagattggGATGAAAAGGATAAGGCCGAGTATGAGAGAAACAAGCAATTTGAGAAGCTCACCGCAGATACCGTGGCCATAAAGGAGAAAATGGAAAAGATGCAACTGGCCTTTCGCAAGGCCCAAGGGATGGATGATTGTCTCTACAATATGGGTGGCATAAGCTCTAAGACTCTCATTGCATTGCCTCCAATGTTCAAGATTTTTGTTGCagaaaagtttgatgggacTGGAGAACCAAAGCAACATGTTAGAAGATATCTAAGCATTGATAAAATGAAAGGATTAGATGAGAAGCAAACTTTGCACGCTTTCCCTCTCTCACTTATGGGAGGTGCATCGAGGTGGTACTATAGCTTGGACCCAACTAAGACCAAGGTGCGGAATGAACTAGTAAAGTTGTTTGTGGATCAATTTATCTttaatattatgattaatttgACTCCAAGGGATTTGGAGACTACCAAGCAAGGGGTAAGTGAGATATTTTTCGAATACATGACAAGGTGGAAAAGGAAGGCATCTAGGGTCGTTAATAGGCCAAATGAGAAAAACCAAATCAACATGATCATCAAGAATTTGCTTCCGGCATATAATAGTAGGCTCTTGTCATCGCCTATTAGTTCTTTTGGAGAATTGTGTGATTGTGAAACTAGGATTGAAGACGCTATCAATAATGGTCAATTGGAGAAAGGTGAGAGCTAACCTCCAATCAAGAAGACATATGGGAGAGGAGTGACCACTTTTAAAGCACCTAATCCCATGAATGTGAGTGCCATCATATCTCAACAAACTTTAGCTTACTCAAGCTTCACAAAGAAAGCCCGCAGAGAATTTTCCAACCTAGAAATGACCCTTACCCAAGCATATGAGAACTTAACTTCCAAAGGATTCATCAAACCCTTAGATCCCACACCTATGCCTAATCATGTAGCCCCTACTTGGAACCTTAATGAATATTGCCACATCCATTAGAAACCTGGACATAAAAATGACAATTGCTTCTGCCTTAAACATGAAATACAAGACCTCATAGACAATGAAACCCTCCCAAATCCAAACATCATCACCAAACCCAACATTAGGAAGAACCCTTTGCTTGATTATCATCGAGCTCTTCCTTTATATTAGAATTGGGTGCAAATAGAAGAAGTTGATTAGGATTTTTCATAGTTGATAGAAACTGTAGAAGTTAACGCGGTAGAGGTTCAAGGAATATGGGATGAAGAAGATGAGATTTTAAAGAGTGCAGTGGTTGTATGGGGGATATTCCCTAAAGGATGACCGAGTTGAAGAAAAGAGTCCTCGAGGACAATGTAGCAAATATTACTAGGAGTGGGAAACACTACAAGCCATCCTTTTTAGAGAAGGATTACCCTGGTAGGAATATGGGAGAAGGGTCCAAGCCCACAAAACTCAAAggtaaagaagagaaagaggaagaggatAAGGTCTTGACCCAATTGAAGAAGACCCAAGCTCATGTGTCCATATGGGCCTTGCTAATGGCTTCTTACAAGCATCATAGTG
Protein-coding regions in this window:
- the LOC115954039 gene encoding uncharacterized protein LOC115954039, which codes for MDAPIDDTTAQKIFKAIEEQNDILKKMGVCLTKLEDTKFKKSIHVDIYDEDEDWDEKDKAEYERNKQFEKLTADTVAIKEKMEKMQLAFRKAQGMDDCLYNMGGISSKTLIALPPMFKIFVAEKFDGTGEPKQHVRRYLSIDKMKGLDEKQTLHAFPLSLMGGASRWYYSLDPTKTKVRNELVKLFVDQFIFNIMINLTPRDLETTKQGVSEIFFEYMTRWKRKASRVVNRPNEKNQINMIIKNLLPAYNSRLLSSPISSFGELCDCETRIEDAINNGQLEKGES